The Monodelphis domestica isolate mMonDom1 chromosome 7, mMonDom1.pri, whole genome shotgun sequence genome window below encodes:
- the LOC100013238 gene encoding cytochrome P450 3A4-like isoform X6, producing the protein MDPETIKTVMVKECYSVFTNRRMLGLSGILEKAISIAEDEQWKRMRTVLSPVFTGGKLKEMFPIIKQYGDVLVKNMKKEAEKSKPVTLKDILGAYSMDVITSTSFGIHVDSLNNPNDPFVRKIRKLIRFSFRDPLILSIEIGYNHIFKGCNRFPSKIYFKNKRRTKENREGTNPADVEEICPLVGTHRVDFLQLMMDSQTSKNSESHSQKDLSDEEILAQSIIFIFAGYESTSSVLCFLFYQLATNPGIQEKLQKEIDAFLPNKEAVTYDALVQMEYLDMVINENLRLYPITGRIERIAKKPVELNGLMIPKGTVVMAPPYVLHRDPEYWPEPEEFRPERFSKENKESINPYVYLPFGVGPRNCLGMRFALMSMKVAVSRLLQEFSFRPCKETQIPLKLSYRPLLAPSVPIVLQAVLRNKKGNQH; encoded by the exons ATGGACCCAGAGACAATCAAAACAGTAATGGTAAAAGAGTGCTATTCTGTCTTCACTAATCGTCGG ATGCTTGGTCTATCAGGGATTTTGGAGAAGGCCATCTCAATTGCTGAAGATGAGCAATGGAAGAGGATGCGAACAGTGCTGTCTCCAGTATTTACAGGTGGAAAACTTAAGGAG ATGTTTCCCATCATAAAACAATATGGAGATGTGTTAGTGAAGAACATGAAGAAAGAAGCCGAGAAAAGCAAGCCTGTAACTCTGAAAGA CATCTTAGGGGCATACAGCATGGATGTAATCACCAGTACTTCCTTTGGAATACATGTTGATTCCTTAAATAACCCAAATGATCCCTTTGTCAGAAAAATCAGGAAGTTAATTAGATTCAGTTTTCGGGACCCACTCATTCTTTCAATAG AAATTGGATATAACCATATTTTCAAAGGATGTAACAGATTTCCTagcaaaatctattttaaaaataaaagaagaacgaaagaaaacagagaag GAACTAATCCAGCTGATGTTGAAGAAATATGTCCATTGGTTGGCACA cATCGAGTAGATTTTCTTCAACTTATGATGGATTCCCAGACTTCTAAAAATTCAGAGTCACACTCTCAAAAAG ATCTGAGTGATGAAGAAATTCTGGCTCAATCCATCATCTTTATTTTTGCTGGCTATGAATCCACCAGCTCTgtcctttgcttccttttttatCAACTGGCTACAAATCCTGGAATTCAAGAGAAACTTCAGAAGGAGATAGATGCATTTCTGCCCAACAAG GAAGCTGTCACCTATGATGCCCTGGTACAGATGGAATACCTAGACATGGTGATCAATGAAAATCTCAGGCTGTACCCCATAACGGGTAGGATTGAAAGGATTGCTAAGAAACCTGTTGAGCTCAATGGCTTGATGATTCCTAAGGGAACGGTGGTGATGGCTCCTCCCTATGTCCTTCATCGTGACCCAGAATACTGGCCAGAACCAGAAGAGTTTCGTCCTGAAAG gttcagtaAGGAAAACAAGGAGAGCATCAACCCCTATGTGTACCTGCCCTTTGGTGTTGGTCCTCGAAACTGCCTTGGGATGAGATTTGCACTTATGAGTATGAAAGTTGCTGTTAGCCGGCTCCTGCAGGAATTTTCCTTCAGACCTTGTAAAGAGACACAG ATTCCCTTGAAGTTGAGCTATCGGCCACTCCTTGCACCTTCTGTACCTATTGTCCTGCAAGCTGTATtaaggaataagaaaggaaatcAACACTAG
- the LOC100013238 gene encoding cytochrome P450 3A4-like isoform X3 produces MAMLSFVLQHALSTPQCFAVSPSQSLNLLVGFFHLFHRSSLHMLDMGPGHTSYLRTWEFQDQHLFLSLALFFPITKFFDGTKPVLAIMDPETIKTVMVKECYSVFTNRRMLGLSGILEKAISIAEDEQWKRMRTVLSPVFTGGKLKEMFPIIKQYGDVLVKNMKKEAEKSKPVTLKDILGAYSMDVITSTSFGIHVDSLNNPNDPFVRKIRKLIRFSFRDPLILSIEIGYNHIFKGCNRFPSKIYFKNKRRTKENREGTNPADVEEICPLVGTHRVDFLQLMMDSQTSKNSESHSQKDLSDEEILAQSIIFIFAGYESTSSVLCFLFYQLATNPGIQEKLQKEIDAFLPNKEAVTYDALVQMEYLDMVINENLRLYPITGRIERIAKKPVELNGLMIPKGTVVMAPPYVLHRDPEYWPEPEEFRPERFSKENKESINPYVYLPFGVGPRNCLGMRFALMSMKVAVSRLLQEFSFRPCKETQIPLKLSYRPLLAPSVPIVLQAVLRNKKGNQH; encoded by the exons ATATGGGACCAGGACACACAAGTTATTTAAGAACTTGGGAATTCCAGGACCAACACCTCTTCCTTTCATTGGCACTGTTCTTTCCTATCACAAA GTTTTTTGATGGCACAAAACCTGTGTTGGCCATCATGGACCCAGAGACAATCAAAACAGTAATGGTAAAAGAGTGCTATTCTGTCTTCACTAATCGTCGG ATGCTTGGTCTATCAGGGATTTTGGAGAAGGCCATCTCAATTGCTGAAGATGAGCAATGGAAGAGGATGCGAACAGTGCTGTCTCCAGTATTTACAGGTGGAAAACTTAAGGAG ATGTTTCCCATCATAAAACAATATGGAGATGTGTTAGTGAAGAACATGAAGAAAGAAGCCGAGAAAAGCAAGCCTGTAACTCTGAAAGA CATCTTAGGGGCATACAGCATGGATGTAATCACCAGTACTTCCTTTGGAATACATGTTGATTCCTTAAATAACCCAAATGATCCCTTTGTCAGAAAAATCAGGAAGTTAATTAGATTCAGTTTTCGGGACCCACTCATTCTTTCAATAG AAATTGGATATAACCATATTTTCAAAGGATGTAACAGATTTCCTagcaaaatctattttaaaaataaaagaagaacgaaagaaaacagagaag GAACTAATCCAGCTGATGTTGAAGAAATATGTCCATTGGTTGGCACA cATCGAGTAGATTTTCTTCAACTTATGATGGATTCCCAGACTTCTAAAAATTCAGAGTCACACTCTCAAAAAG ATCTGAGTGATGAAGAAATTCTGGCTCAATCCATCATCTTTATTTTTGCTGGCTATGAATCCACCAGCTCTgtcctttgcttccttttttatCAACTGGCTACAAATCCTGGAATTCAAGAGAAACTTCAGAAGGAGATAGATGCATTTCTGCCCAACAAG GAAGCTGTCACCTATGATGCCCTGGTACAGATGGAATACCTAGACATGGTGATCAATGAAAATCTCAGGCTGTACCCCATAACGGGTAGGATTGAAAGGATTGCTAAGAAACCTGTTGAGCTCAATGGCTTGATGATTCCTAAGGGAACGGTGGTGATGGCTCCTCCCTATGTCCTTCATCGTGACCCAGAATACTGGCCAGAACCAGAAGAGTTTCGTCCTGAAAG gttcagtaAGGAAAACAAGGAGAGCATCAACCCCTATGTGTACCTGCCCTTTGGTGTTGGTCCTCGAAACTGCCTTGGGATGAGATTTGCACTTATGAGTATGAAAGTTGCTGTTAGCCGGCTCCTGCAGGAATTTTCCTTCAGACCTTGTAAAGAGACACAG ATTCCCTTGAAGTTGAGCTATCGGCCACTCCTTGCACCTTCTGTACCTATTGTCCTGCAAGCTGTATtaaggaataagaaaggaaatcAACACTAG
- the LOC100013238 gene encoding cytochrome P450 3A4-like isoform X5 — protein MGPGHTSYLRTWEFQDQHLFLSLALFFPITKFFDGTKPVLAIMDPETIKTVMVKECYSVFTNRRMLGLSGILEKAISIAEDEQWKRMRTVLSPVFTGGKLKEMFPIIKQYGDVLVKNMKKEAEKSKPVTLKDILGAYSMDVITSTSFGIHVDSLNNPNDPFVRKIRKLIRFSFRDPLILSIEIGYNHIFKGCNRFPSKIYFKNKRRTKENREGTNPADVEEICPLVGTHRVDFLQLMMDSQTSKNSESHSQKDLSDEEILAQSIIFIFAGYESTSSVLCFLFYQLATNPGIQEKLQKEIDAFLPNKEAVTYDALVQMEYLDMVINENLRLYPITGRIERIAKKPVELNGLMIPKGTVVMAPPYVLHRDPEYWPEPEEFRPERFSKENKESINPYVYLPFGVGPRNCLGMRFALMSMKVAVSRLLQEFSFRPCKETQIPLKLSYRPLLAPSVPIVLQAVLRNKKGNQH, from the exons ATGGGACCAGGACACACAAGTTATTTAAGAACTTGGGAATTCCAGGACCAACACCTCTTCCTTTCATTGGCACTGTTCTTTCCTATCACAAA GTTTTTTGATGGCACAAAACCTGTGTTGGCCATCATGGACCCAGAGACAATCAAAACAGTAATGGTAAAAGAGTGCTATTCTGTCTTCACTAATCGTCGG ATGCTTGGTCTATCAGGGATTTTGGAGAAGGCCATCTCAATTGCTGAAGATGAGCAATGGAAGAGGATGCGAACAGTGCTGTCTCCAGTATTTACAGGTGGAAAACTTAAGGAG ATGTTTCCCATCATAAAACAATATGGAGATGTGTTAGTGAAGAACATGAAGAAAGAAGCCGAGAAAAGCAAGCCTGTAACTCTGAAAGA CATCTTAGGGGCATACAGCATGGATGTAATCACCAGTACTTCCTTTGGAATACATGTTGATTCCTTAAATAACCCAAATGATCCCTTTGTCAGAAAAATCAGGAAGTTAATTAGATTCAGTTTTCGGGACCCACTCATTCTTTCAATAG AAATTGGATATAACCATATTTTCAAAGGATGTAACAGATTTCCTagcaaaatctattttaaaaataaaagaagaacgaaagaaaacagagaag GAACTAATCCAGCTGATGTTGAAGAAATATGTCCATTGGTTGGCACA cATCGAGTAGATTTTCTTCAACTTATGATGGATTCCCAGACTTCTAAAAATTCAGAGTCACACTCTCAAAAAG ATCTGAGTGATGAAGAAATTCTGGCTCAATCCATCATCTTTATTTTTGCTGGCTATGAATCCACCAGCTCTgtcctttgcttccttttttatCAACTGGCTACAAATCCTGGAATTCAAGAGAAACTTCAGAAGGAGATAGATGCATTTCTGCCCAACAAG GAAGCTGTCACCTATGATGCCCTGGTACAGATGGAATACCTAGACATGGTGATCAATGAAAATCTCAGGCTGTACCCCATAACGGGTAGGATTGAAAGGATTGCTAAGAAACCTGTTGAGCTCAATGGCTTGATGATTCCTAAGGGAACGGTGGTGATGGCTCCTCCCTATGTCCTTCATCGTGACCCAGAATACTGGCCAGAACCAGAAGAGTTTCGTCCTGAAAG gttcagtaAGGAAAACAAGGAGAGCATCAACCCCTATGTGTACCTGCCCTTTGGTGTTGGTCCTCGAAACTGCCTTGGGATGAGATTTGCACTTATGAGTATGAAAGTTGCTGTTAGCCGGCTCCTGCAGGAATTTTCCTTCAGACCTTGTAAAGAGACACAG ATTCCCTTGAAGTTGAGCTATCGGCCACTCCTTGCACCTTCTGTACCTATTGTCCTGCAAGCTGTATtaaggaataagaaaggaaatcAACACTAG
- the LOC100013238 gene encoding cytochrome P450 3A4-like isoform X4, which produces MNIIPNLSAGTWTLIVLFLTILYLYGTRTHKLFKNLGIPGPTPLPFIGTVLSYHKGIEGFDYGCFKKYGKTWGFFDGTKPVLAIMDPETIKTVMVKECYSVFTNRRMLGLSGILEKAISIAEDEQWKRMRTVLSPVFTGGKLKEMFPIIKQYGDVLVKNMKKEAEKSKPVTLKDILGAYSMDVITSTSFGIHVDSLNNPNDPFVRKIRKLIRFSFRDPLILSIEIGYNHIFKGCNRFPSKIYFKNKRRTKENREGTNPADVEEICPLVGTHRVDFLQLMMDSQTSKNSESHSQKDLSDEEILAQSIIFIFAGYESTSSVLCFLFYQLATNPGIQEKLQKEIDAFLPNKEAVTYDALVQMEYLDMVINENLRLYPITGRIERIAKKPVELNGLMIPKGTVVMAPPYVLHRDPEYWPEPEEFRPERFSKENKESINPYVYLPFGVGPRNCLGMRFALMSMKVAVSRLLQEFSFRPCKETQIPLKLSYRPLLAPSVPIVLQAVLRNKKGNQH; this is translated from the exons ATATGGGACCAGGACACACAAGTTATTTAAGAACTTGGGAATTCCAGGACCAACACCTCTTCCTTTCATTGGCACTGTTCTTTCCTATCACAAA ggtATTGAGGGTTTTGACTAcggatgttttaaaaaatatgggaaaaCTTGGGG GTTTTTTGATGGCACAAAACCTGTGTTGGCCATCATGGACCCAGAGACAATCAAAACAGTAATGGTAAAAGAGTGCTATTCTGTCTTCACTAATCGTCGG ATGCTTGGTCTATCAGGGATTTTGGAGAAGGCCATCTCAATTGCTGAAGATGAGCAATGGAAGAGGATGCGAACAGTGCTGTCTCCAGTATTTACAGGTGGAAAACTTAAGGAG ATGTTTCCCATCATAAAACAATATGGAGATGTGTTAGTGAAGAACATGAAGAAAGAAGCCGAGAAAAGCAAGCCTGTAACTCTGAAAGA CATCTTAGGGGCATACAGCATGGATGTAATCACCAGTACTTCCTTTGGAATACATGTTGATTCCTTAAATAACCCAAATGATCCCTTTGTCAGAAAAATCAGGAAGTTAATTAGATTCAGTTTTCGGGACCCACTCATTCTTTCAATAG AAATTGGATATAACCATATTTTCAAAGGATGTAACAGATTTCCTagcaaaatctattttaaaaataaaagaagaacgaaagaaaacagagaag GAACTAATCCAGCTGATGTTGAAGAAATATGTCCATTGGTTGGCACA cATCGAGTAGATTTTCTTCAACTTATGATGGATTCCCAGACTTCTAAAAATTCAGAGTCACACTCTCAAAAAG ATCTGAGTGATGAAGAAATTCTGGCTCAATCCATCATCTTTATTTTTGCTGGCTATGAATCCACCAGCTCTgtcctttgcttccttttttatCAACTGGCTACAAATCCTGGAATTCAAGAGAAACTTCAGAAGGAGATAGATGCATTTCTGCCCAACAAG GAAGCTGTCACCTATGATGCCCTGGTACAGATGGAATACCTAGACATGGTGATCAATGAAAATCTCAGGCTGTACCCCATAACGGGTAGGATTGAAAGGATTGCTAAGAAACCTGTTGAGCTCAATGGCTTGATGATTCCTAAGGGAACGGTGGTGATGGCTCCTCCCTATGTCCTTCATCGTGACCCAGAATACTGGCCAGAACCAGAAGAGTTTCGTCCTGAAAG gttcagtaAGGAAAACAAGGAGAGCATCAACCCCTATGTGTACCTGCCCTTTGGTGTTGGTCCTCGAAACTGCCTTGGGATGAGATTTGCACTTATGAGTATGAAAGTTGCTGTTAGCCGGCTCCTGCAGGAATTTTCCTTCAGACCTTGTAAAGAGACACAG ATTCCCTTGAAGTTGAGCTATCGGCCACTCCTTGCACCTTCTGTACCTATTGTCCTGCAAGCTGTATtaaggaataagaaaggaaatcAACACTAG